The following proteins come from a genomic window of Paenibacillus sp. CAA11:
- a CDS encoding ABC transporter ATP-binding protein: MEIIDQQDSFSRKEGMQMRMAEERIPDFEKQFMEAGMGERQPFYTLLQLYKGMRLNLLVSLIFYVFKHAPTWVIPMITADMINHLSSPDTAGLGWLWLDIAIAAIVIVQNVPSAYAHVSFMSRSSRQVEAGLRGTLIRKLQHLSMSYHSDLRAGRLQSKVLRDVEAVETLSKQMMYSFMPAVTNVLIAITITAYRSLQVSLFFVLVIPFGVIIITFFRGKIRARNREFRKQIESMSGQVAETVEMIPVTRAHGLEEMEIEKVDTTLAELKGKGYRLDITEALFGASSWVSFSLFQIVCLGFTCIMAYNGQIRVGDVVMYQGFFSTILASVNSMLNVYPQFARGFESIHSISEVLTSRQVEEYQGTRSVEHFEGKFEFDTVEFSYKDTDKHVLNQFTLTVQPGECIAFVGESGAGKSTVLSLVIGFYRPTAGQIRVDGIPLDELDIRLYRQRLAVVPQTTVLFSGSIRNNITYGLSDVPEEKLQEVIRLANLQDVIAQMPQGLDTLIGEHGGKLSGGQRQRIAIARAMIRDPQIILLDEATSALDNISEFIVQKAMKELTRGRTTFIVAHRLSTIRDADRIVVMKEGKVAEFGTFEELMERRGAFYELKQMQM; the protein is encoded by the coding sequence ATGGAAATCATAGATCAGCAAGACAGCTTCTCTAGGAAAGAAGGAATGCAGATGCGTATGGCGGAAGAGCGAATCCCTGACTTCGAGAAACAGTTTATGGAAGCGGGTATGGGCGAGAGGCAACCCTTTTATACACTCTTGCAGCTATATAAAGGTATGCGTCTAAACCTGCTTGTGTCCTTGATTTTCTATGTTTTCAAGCATGCGCCCACCTGGGTGATTCCAATGATTACAGCTGATATGATCAACCATCTGAGCAGCCCGGACACCGCAGGTCTGGGGTGGCTATGGCTGGATATAGCTATTGCTGCTATTGTCATCGTACAGAATGTTCCTTCCGCTTATGCACATGTAAGCTTCATGAGTCGCTCCTCAAGACAGGTGGAAGCAGGGCTTCGTGGCACACTCATTCGCAAGCTCCAGCATTTATCCATGTCCTATCACAGTGATTTGCGGGCGGGCCGGCTTCAATCGAAGGTGCTTCGGGATGTAGAAGCGGTCGAGACTTTGTCCAAACAGATGATGTACTCCTTCATGCCGGCGGTAACAAATGTGTTGATTGCCATCACCATTACCGCGTATCGGAGTTTGCAGGTCAGTTTGTTTTTTGTGCTTGTCATTCCGTTTGGGGTGATCATCATCACTTTCTTCCGGGGTAAAATCCGCGCCCGAAACCGTGAGTTTCGCAAGCAAATTGAGAGCATGTCCGGCCAGGTGGCCGAGACTGTAGAAATGATACCAGTTACTAGGGCGCATGGCTTGGAGGAAATGGAGATTGAGAAGGTGGATACGACACTGGCCGAATTGAAAGGCAAGGGGTATCGCCTTGATATTACCGAAGCCTTATTTGGCGCCTCTAGCTGGGTTTCCTTCTCCTTGTTCCAGATCGTGTGTCTGGGATTTACTTGCATTATGGCTTACAACGGTCAAATCCGAGTTGGCGATGTAGTTATGTATCAGGGCTTCTTCTCGACCATTCTGGCATCAGTAAACAGTATGCTGAATGTGTACCCCCAGTTTGCCAGAGGATTCGAATCGATCCATTCAATCTCAGAGGTTTTGACTTCCAGACAGGTTGAGGAGTATCAGGGAACGCGAAGTGTTGAACATTTTGAAGGTAAATTTGAATTTGATACGGTGGAGTTCAGCTATAAGGATACGGACAAGCATGTGTTGAACCAGTTTACATTAACCGTCCAGCCGGGGGAATGTATCGCATTTGTAGGAGAGTCTGGTGCGGGAAAGTCCACCGTGCTGAGTCTTGTGATTGGATTCTATAGGCCGACAGCAGGGCAGATTAGGGTAGATGGTATTCCACTGGACGAGCTGGATATTCGTCTGTACCGGCAGAGGCTTGCTGTGGTGCCTCAGACTACGGTGTTATTCTCAGGCTCCATTCGAAATAACATTACTTACGGGTTGTCTGATGTACCCGAAGAGAAGCTGCAGGAGGTCATTCGGCTTGCCAATCTGCAGGATGTCATTGCTCAAATGCCGCAGGGACTCGATACACTGATCGGTGAGCATGGCGGCAAGCTGTCTGGAGGCCAGCGGCAGCGCATTGCTATTGCCCGGGCAATGATCCGTGATCCGCAGATTATTCTGCTCGATGAGGCGACTTCAGCACTAGATAATATCTCGGAGTTTATCGTACAGAAAGCGATGAAGGAGCTGACCCGGGGCCGCACCACGTTCATTGTAGCTCACCGTTTATCTACTATTCGGGATGCGGATCGGATTGTGGTCATGAAGGAGGGGAAGGTGGCCGAGTTCGGTACCTTTGAGGAACTGATGGAGCGGCGTGGAGCATTCTATGAGCTGAAGCAGATGCAGATGTAA
- a CDS encoding glycoside hydrolase family 43 protein gives MISERSENCVIHNPVLRGFNPDPCMIRVEDTYYIAVSSFEWLPGVRIYKSSNLLEWEHCTDILTDQVDLRGNPKNCSIWAPQLSYDDGYFYLIYTDVKSTKRPFKDAHNYLIRSSQIEGPWSKPIYLNSSGFDPSLFHDTDGRKWLLNQLWDYRIEEGNKSSGIVIQEYDPKQQRLIGDPVKLFDCTPLKKTEAPHIYKYGGYYYLITAEGGTGTGHAVTVARSRELLGPYEVDPLNPMLTSRDDSALPLQCAGHGSLVETADGEWYMAHLCTRPLAGKYAVLGRETALQQVYWDEEGWLRLVGGGNHPRIEVPAPKGTVIQQRQLESLSFKDDFNGPQLKSNWNTLRILANESWCSLQKRAGFLRIYGGESLQSLFNQHLLAIRQTDKSFRAETLLEYDPVTYLQMAGLLLYLNEDNYLYAYISHDEAEGRVLRLMRCAVDEFTLLPDVIKLEAQGAVSLAVEVHGLKAQFSFCTSETAAWEPLGGPEHIGFLSGGFTGNFVGIAAQDMRQFKGSHADFAFFHYEGLADEEVHS, from the coding sequence ATGATTAGCGAACGTTCAGAGAACTGTGTAATTCATAACCCCGTCTTGCGGGGATTTAACCCTGATCCCTGTATGATTAGGGTTGAGGATACTTATTATATTGCAGTTTCATCTTTTGAATGGCTTCCAGGAGTCCGGATTTATAAATCAAGCAACCTATTGGAATGGGAGCACTGCACGGATATTTTGACAGACCAGGTGGATTTACGTGGAAATCCGAAGAATTGCAGTATTTGGGCTCCGCAGCTCAGCTACGATGATGGTTATTTCTATCTGATTTATACGGATGTGAAAAGCACCAAGCGTCCGTTTAAGGATGCGCACAATTACTTAATTAGGTCTTCTCAAATTGAAGGCCCTTGGTCGAAACCCATTTACTTGAACAGCAGTGGGTTCGACCCTTCCCTGTTCCATGATACGGATGGACGTAAATGGTTGTTAAATCAGCTGTGGGATTACCGGATTGAAGAGGGAAATAAATCAAGCGGCATCGTTATCCAAGAATATGATCCGAAGCAGCAGCGCCTGATCGGTGATCCGGTCAAGCTATTCGACTGCACCCCACTCAAGAAGACGGAAGCTCCGCATATTTACAAATACGGGGGCTACTACTACTTAATTACTGCCGAAGGAGGAACAGGTACCGGTCATGCTGTTACCGTGGCAAGGTCCCGTGAGCTGCTTGGGCCATACGAGGTGGACCCTCTCAACCCGATGTTGACTTCGCGGGATGATTCGGCGCTGCCACTGCAGTGCGCGGGTCATGGGAGTCTTGTAGAGACGGCTGATGGCGAATGGTATATGGCCCACTTGTGCACACGTCCGCTTGCAGGCAAATATGCGGTGCTAGGACGGGAAACCGCCTTGCAGCAGGTGTATTGGGACGAGGAAGGCTGGCTGCGACTAGTTGGGGGAGGCAACCATCCTAGAATCGAAGTACCTGCGCCAAAGGGAACAGTGATCCAGCAGAGGCAGCTGGAGTCATTATCTTTCAAGGATGACTTTAACGGTCCGCAGTTGAAAAGCAACTGGAATACGCTGCGCATTCTTGCGAATGAGAGCTGGTGCTCGCTACAGAAGAGGGCTGGGTTCTTACGGATCTATGGAGGTGAGTCGCTGCAGAGTCTTTTTAATCAGCACCTTCTGGCGATCCGCCAAACCGATAAGAGCTTTCGGGCTGAGACTCTGCTGGAGTATGATCCAGTAACTTATTTGCAGATGGCAGGCCTCCTTCTTTACTTAAATGAGGATAACTACCTCTACGCGTATATCAGCCACGACGAAGCCGAGGGGAGGGTGCTTCGCCTGATGCGCTGCGCAGTAGATGAGTTCACACTACTCCCGGATGTGATTAAGCTGGAAGCACAGGGAGCTGTATCCTTAGCGGTAGAGGTGCACGGCTTAAAGGCACAGTTCAGCTTCTGTACAAGCGAGACTGCAGCGTGGGAGCCATTGGGCGGTCCTGAGCATATCGGCTTTCTCTCCGGCGGCTTTACCGGCAATTTTGTGGGGATCGCCGCACAGGATATGCGCCAGTTCAAGGGCAGCCATGCAGACTTTGCTTTCTTCCATTATGAGGGGTTAGCAGATGAAGAGGTGCACAGCTAA
- a CDS encoding pectinesterase family protein: MLVGHEAFCDYRTIQEAVDALERRPQKQMDTLYILSGLYEENVRIYRSDLTVIGLGQVEIRGSLYARQLGQNGREIGTFGTPTLFLGGSRLTVENITVSNRAGQGEGIGQAVAVYAHCDEAVFRNCAFKGYQDTLFTGPFPPATKEGRAFEGVPLKEEHDRCRQLYLHCYIEGTVDFIFGGAAAWFEECEIRSLKHWGGGPGYITAASTPREQRDGYVFSHCYLTAEEGVNEVYLGRPWREYAKTDFVNCIMGSHIHPLGWDNWGNPANESTVRYREYSSRPESGHAGVRRADWTESYESDQGGPHMEEFFSGSNFYHGGGSR; the protein is encoded by the coding sequence ATGCTGGTTGGTCATGAAGCGTTCTGCGATTACCGGACGATTCAGGAGGCGGTGGATGCCCTTGAGCGGCGGCCACAGAAGCAAATGGATACCCTGTACATTTTATCAGGCCTCTACGAGGAGAACGTCCGCATATATCGTTCTGATTTAACTGTGATTGGACTAGGCCAAGTGGAGATTCGAGGCAGCCTGTACGCCCGCCAGCTGGGGCAGAACGGGCGGGAAATCGGCACCTTCGGAACGCCTACCTTATTCCTAGGCGGCAGCCGGTTGACTGTGGAGAATATCACGGTGTCCAACAGAGCAGGGCAGGGAGAAGGTATTGGGCAGGCGGTGGCCGTTTACGCCCATTGTGACGAAGCAGTGTTCCGGAATTGTGCCTTCAAAGGGTATCAGGACACATTATTCACGGGTCCCTTCCCTCCGGCCACTAAGGAAGGAAGAGCTTTTGAAGGAGTTCCTTTAAAGGAGGAGCATGACCGCTGCAGACAATTGTACCTTCACTGCTATATTGAAGGAACGGTTGATTTTATCTTTGGCGGTGCAGCAGCCTGGTTTGAGGAATGCGAGATTCGCAGCTTGAAGCATTGGGGGGGCGGCCCTGGCTACATCACGGCCGCTTCTACACCAAGGGAGCAGCGAGACGGCTATGTGTTCAGTCATTGTTATTTGACAGCTGAAGAGGGAGTGAACGAGGTTTATTTAGGGCGCCCTTGGCGTGAGTATGCGAAGACAGATTTTGTGAACTGTATAATGGGAAGCCATATTCATCCCTTGGGATGGGATAATTGGGGAAATCCGGCGAATGAATCTACGGTTCGCTATCGGGAGTATAGCTCCAGACCTGAGAGCGGCCATGCAGGAGTTAGACGTGCCGATTGGACGGAAAGCTATGAATCGGATCAAGGAGGCCCGCATATGGAAGAGTTCTTCAGCGGATCAAACTTTTATCACGGAGGAGGGAGTAGATAA
- a CDS encoding dienelactone hydrolase family protein, with protein MSKQSDKLLKLLGDLPETGPISAELLWSEEQDGYLLETRLLDLNGLERVPASIAIPMQTEGPYPIVIFNHSHGGNYAGGRNEFTRSSAYLQNPSFAKALTDMGYAACCIDMWGFNERSGKSESELVKEMLWEGKVLWGMMLHDNRRLIDYMCSRQDMDASRIATIGMSMGGLMAWWLAAIDERIKVTIDICGQVDARTLIAKRGLDHHGFYSYVPGLLKHFSTLDIQKRIVPRPRMSLTGRYDRMCPIEGVELLEKGLCDAYAAAGAPDHWQSIITGGGHMETAEMRFCWQQFLHQYL; from the coding sequence ATGAGCAAGCAGAGCGATAAGTTGCTGAAGCTTCTGGGCGACCTTCCGGAAACGGGGCCCATTTCGGCGGAGCTGCTCTGGAGCGAGGAGCAGGATGGCTATTTACTTGAGACACGGCTGCTTGATCTGAATGGTCTTGAGCGGGTCCCGGCCTCTATTGCTATTCCAATGCAGACGGAGGGACCCTATCCGATCGTCATCTTTAATCATTCTCATGGCGGTAACTATGCAGGTGGAAGGAATGAATTCACAAGAAGCAGCGCTTATCTTCAGAATCCTTCATTCGCCAAAGCCTTGACAGACATGGGATATGCCGCTTGCTGCATCGACATGTGGGGTTTTAATGAACGCAGCGGGAAGTCGGAAAGTGAGCTGGTCAAGGAGATGCTGTGGGAGGGAAAGGTACTGTGGGGCATGATGCTGCATGATAACCGGCGCCTTATAGACTACATGTGTTCAAGACAGGACATGGATGCCTCCCGGATCGCAACCATCGGAATGTCGATGGGAGGACTCATGGCATGGTGGCTGGCTGCAATCGACGAGCGGATCAAGGTGACGATTGATATATGCGGGCAGGTGGATGCCCGCACTTTGATTGCCAAGCGGGGACTGGACCATCATGGGTTCTATTCCTATGTTCCCGGCCTTTTGAAGCATTTCTCCACACTGGATATCCAGAAACGCATCGTTCCCCGGCCGCGCATGAGCTTAACCGGAAGGTATGACCGGATGTGTCCTATAGAGGGCGTAGAATTGCTGGAAAAGGGGCTGTGCGATGCTTATGCAGCAGCTGGAGCACCGGATCACTGGCAATCGATAATTACTGGCGGGGGGCATATGGAGACTGCTGAGATGCGGTTTTGTTGGCAGCAATTTCTGCACCAGTACTTATAA
- a CDS encoding glycoside hydrolase family 28 protein — protein MLSWFNIDDYGAAKNSSELSTKAIEAAIQAASEAGGGTVYIPSGTYRTGAVILKSNIELHLSPGAVLSFSTDPKDYPVVESRWEGVKREVYASCIFGIDLVNVSVTGSGKLDGNGAPWWELKRKRPEELEYPRPKLISFDRCRRVTIKDLTLTHSPSWTVNPIRCHDVTIDNLSIYNPADSPNTDGIDPESCSNVRISNCNIDVGDDCIAIKSGTEDTAERVPCENITITNCTMVHGHGGVVLGSEMSGDIRNVVISNCIFKQTDRGIRLKSRRGRGGIVEDIRVSNIVMEDVICPFILNLYYFCGPRGKDKYVWDKNPYPVTGETPHFRRIHFADITARNVHASAGFMYGLAEQYISEITFANIDISMAEHAIPGRPAMMSGIQDMARRGFYLGNVRDIRFQQVTIENHEGPAFYIENGEDVEIEQCRSLRTKRPEDLVQQVTVEPSQEDLSEQHR, from the coding sequence ATGCTGTCATGGTTCAATATTGATGATTACGGTGCGGCAAAGAACAGCTCTGAACTGTCCACCAAGGCTATTGAAGCTGCCATTCAAGCGGCAAGTGAAGCGGGAGGTGGAACCGTATATATTCCGTCAGGAACCTATCGCACGGGTGCTGTTATTTTGAAGAGTAATATTGAGCTGCACCTAAGCCCGGGGGCTGTGCTGTCCTTCAGCACCGACCCCAAGGATTATCCTGTCGTTGAATCTCGCTGGGAAGGAGTAAAACGCGAGGTTTACGCCTCCTGCATATTCGGGATAGATCTAGTCAATGTATCCGTTACAGGAAGCGGGAAGCTTGACGGCAACGGGGCTCCGTGGTGGGAGCTGAAGAGAAAACGTCCAGAGGAGCTGGAGTATCCAAGGCCTAAGCTGATCAGCTTCGATAGATGCCGGCGTGTGACGATCAAGGATTTGACGCTGACTCATTCTCCTAGCTGGACGGTGAACCCGATCCGGTGTCACGATGTAACGATCGACAATCTGTCGATTTACAATCCGGCAGACTCCCCCAATACGGATGGTATTGATCCGGAATCCTGTTCGAATGTTCGCATCAGCAATTGCAACATTGATGTTGGGGATGATTGTATTGCGATCAAGTCGGGGACAGAGGATACGGCGGAGCGGGTTCCTTGCGAGAATATCACAATTACGAACTGTACCATGGTCCACGGCCATGGCGGAGTAGTGCTTGGGAGCGAAATGAGCGGCGATATTCGCAATGTGGTAATCAGCAACTGTATCTTCAAGCAAACCGACCGCGGCATTAGACTGAAATCCAGACGCGGACGCGGAGGAATCGTGGAAGATATCCGCGTCAGCAATATTGTTATGGAAGACGTCATTTGTCCGTTCATACTTAATCTGTATTACTTCTGCGGTCCGCGCGGCAAGGATAAATATGTGTGGGATAAGAATCCTTATCCAGTGACAGGCGAAACGCCGCACTTCCGCCGTATTCACTTCGCAGATATTACCGCCCGCAATGTACACGCCTCCGCCGGATTTATGTACGGACTTGCTGAGCAGTACATCTCAGAGATTACCTTTGCGAATATTGATATCTCTATGGCCGAGCATGCAATCCCCGGGCGGCCTGCGATGATGTCCGGCATTCAAGATATGGCTAGACGGGGCTTCTATCTCGGCAATGTGCGGGACATCCGCTTCCAGCAGGTAACCATCGAGAATCATGAAGGGCCCGCATTCTATATTGAGAATGGGGAAGATGTAGAGATCGAGCAGTGCAGGTCGCTGCGCACGAAGCGGCCTGAAGACTTGGTGCAGCAGGTTACTGTAGAGCCTTCTCAGGAAGACCTCAGTGAGCAGCACCGATGA
- a CDS encoding glycoside hydrolase family 88/105 protein, which yields METNWAIRTANSIMERTPELFEHRGYNGKWSYDFGVVLKGFERLWKLTGEAKYFNYIRNNMDYFIQQDGTIRGYRADEYNIDHINNGKLLFTLHKETGEAKYKQAADLLRSQLKTHPRTSEGAFWHKQIYPYQIWLDGLYMGSPFYLEYLLTYEQDGDLSDVTRQFILCEKHTRDAETGLLFHAWDEQRVQPWCHPETGLSENFWGRSLGWFVMALADVLELLPEEHEDYGSLADMLRRTLSALRAFQDKESGVWYQVLNKPDHKGNYLEASASSMITYAMAKGIRLGLLDDSWRAPMDHAYAGLIAEFVLLTKQGWVNLNKNCMVAGLGGEDRRDGTFAYYISEPIITNDLKGLGAFLLACGEYEHLSHP from the coding sequence TTGGAGACGAATTGGGCAATCCGGACAGCGAATTCAATCATGGAGCGAACGCCGGAGTTATTTGAACACAGAGGTTATAACGGAAAATGGTCCTATGATTTTGGTGTAGTGCTGAAAGGTTTTGAGCGGCTTTGGAAGCTGACAGGAGAAGCTAAATATTTCAATTATATCCGCAATAATATGGATTACTTTATTCAGCAGGACGGTACCATTAGGGGCTATAGAGCGGACGAATATAATATTGACCACATTAATAATGGGAAATTACTGTTCACGCTGCACAAGGAGACGGGTGAAGCCAAATACAAGCAGGCTGCAGATTTGCTGCGGTCGCAGCTTAAGACCCATCCGCGAACCTCTGAAGGAGCTTTCTGGCATAAGCAGATTTATCCTTACCAGATCTGGCTGGATGGCTTATATATGGGCTCACCGTTTTATCTTGAATACCTGCTGACTTACGAGCAAGATGGCGATCTCTCCGACGTAACCCGGCAGTTTATTCTCTGTGAGAAGCACACTCGGGATGCTGAGACTGGGCTGTTGTTCCATGCCTGGGATGAACAGAGGGTTCAGCCTTGGTGCCATCCGGAGACAGGATTGTCCGAGAACTTCTGGGGGCGTTCGCTCGGCTGGTTTGTGATGGCGCTGGCAGATGTATTGGAACTGCTGCCCGAGGAACATGAAGATTACGGCAGCCTGGCTGATATGCTTCGGCGTACGCTGAGTGCTCTGCGCGCATTCCAAGATAAAGAGAGCGGAGTATGGTACCAGGTCCTTAACAAACCGGATCATAAGGGAAATTACCTGGAGGCATCGGCTTCCAGCATGATTACTTACGCTATGGCCAAAGGGATCCGGCTAGGCCTGCTGGATGACAGCTGGAGAGCTCCTATGGACCACGCTTACGCCGGCTTAATTGCCGAATTTGTACTGCTGACGAAGCAGGGCTGGGTGAATTTGAATAAAAACTGCATGGTGGCTGGACTGGGTGGCGAGGATCGCCGGGACGGCACCTTTGCGTATTACATCAGCGAACCGATTATCACCAATGATCTGAAGGGACTCGGCGCCTTCCTGCTGGCTTGCGGCGAGTATGAACATTTGTCCCACCCTTAA